TAAAGTTGCTGCTTCAAAAGTTGCTTTCCCGTTGCCACCGTTTTTGTTAATGTTGTTTGTATTCAATGCACTGTTGTTAATTGGAACACCTGTGGTCGGCCAACCAGAAACAGTCGCACCGTTACTCAGATTGAGTGCAAAGACACGCCACTCTCCGCCTGCTCTATTGTCAACAACGCTAGCAACATAAAGCCGCCCTGGAGAGTAGTTTGTACGGTCGATTACTGGGGTACTCAGGATACCCATTGGGATTGGGCCTTCAAGAAGCGAGGAGGTTGGCACAATGACGGGTGTGCCTAAATTGGTTCGCCAGAGTACTGTACCAGGCTTAACATTACCATTTGCAAACGCATTGACTGCATAGATATCGCCATTGTTAGTTGCAGCAAATACAACATTGAAAGTTCCAGTGAAAGAACTTGTGGAAATGAAAACATTATCGGCGTAGAGGGGTGTCGCGTAGAGATGAGGCGCATAGCTGGTTCCACCAATAGTTATACTGTTAAAACGTGGTGAGTCCCAAAGTCTACTAAAACCACCATTGCGAACTAGTGCGGGAGTAAGAATTGTCTCTGCATTGTTCCAGCCATGACGTTGACGATTGCCATGAAACATCAGAGTGTCCTGGGCCTGTACGGGAAGGCTCTGGAGAACTCCGACAGATAAAAGAGTTGTAAATAGAGAATGACGAATCCAAGAAAGCATGAAAGCCTCCAATAAAATGTGAAGTATTAAGCGCTAAAAGTCTTACAAAATCAACAGTATTATGATGAATGCTCATTCTTACTTCCAACGTTTCACGCCTAAAAATCGGATAGAAGTAACAAAAATAATTTAGATTTATTCCAAAAGTCAAAGAAAAAGTTAAGGGAGGAAAAAGAAAATGGCTCAAAGCCCTTTCCTTATAACCTTTGTTCTTATACCCCTTTTGTATCTTTAATAATTAGAGGACGTTTTTAATATAGTAAAAGTTTGAGCTATCTTTAACTGAAATATAAATATATGTGTAGTTAGGCTAACCTTTCTATTCCAGTTTAAAAAAAATAATAAAACTAATTACTTTAAGTATTCTCCCTATTTCTGGAGAAACTCAATATTATCAAAATTATTATTAAGGCTATTTTGAGTATTTTAACTGATTGACAAAAAACTTTATTTTAAATTTCACAAATGTTTCTTGGGTGACTATTTCTCATAGTACTGAAAGTAACTGTTTTTTTTGAGTTCGCATGTTACTTCTAGATCAACTGCTTCACCTCAAGTGAAACCATAAAAATGAATCTCAACTCGCAGACTTCTAGCTCAATCCGTAAACCTAAAACTTTCAATAATCCAGAGCGTTTTATTGAAGGATGGTATTGGGTAATACCCTCTCGAAATCTGCGGGTGGGTGAAGTAAAACCTGTCACTATTTTGGGCAGAGAACTAGTGATTTACCGTGGTAAGGACAGAAGAGTAACTACCTTTGATGCTTACTGTCCCCACATGGGCGCTCATCTTGCTGAAGGCAAAGTTGAGGGTAATGCACTCCGTTGTTTCTTCCACCACTGGAAATTTGATGCTGAAGGGATGTGTATTGATATTCCATGTTTAGATACACCACCTTCCCTAAAGTTACAAACTTGGCCTACTGCTGAAAAGTACGGCATGATTTGGGTTTGGACTGGAGAAATACCACAACAACCCCTACCTTTTATTCCCGAATTAGAACAAAAAGAGTGTGATGTCGCTATCCATTCTCCCTTTCTGATGAACTGTCACCCCAATGTGGTGATGATTAATGCGATTGATACTCAACATGTCAATACAGTCCACAAACTGCCAATAGAAATTATTTTTGAAAGACAGGAATTGAACGAAAATGCAATTATATTCAGTAACACTACAAACATTAAAGAGAATTCATCTTTCATTAAACTCATCCGTCTTTTCTACAAGAATGCCATAACTATCAGTATTTGCTATTGGTACGGTAGCATTGGCATTGTGACGCTTGGCCCCGATTTCTTCCATATTCACACAATGTTTGCAGTTCGCCTGCACGAAGGTGGAAAAGCTGAAGGCCAAATCCTATTGATTACTAAAAAACGTAAAGGATTTTTTGGTTGGTTATCCAATCGAGTTGTGTTATGGCTGACTAAGATTGCAGGTAAATTCTTTCTCATGGATGACATCAAGATTGTCCAAACAATTAAGTTTGATTTAAAAACTCCAATCAAAGCAGATCAGTCAATCATGCAGTTTATTAACCATGTTGAAAGGCAACAATCTCTAATGTGGGGGACTTGGCAAGAAGCGCGATCGCGCGATGTAGAGAGCAAGCCTAAGCGTGAGAGATGGCAAGATACAGCGAGTAATGACTAATATCATGTCTACATTGACTAAAATTCTGTTGAAGCTTACAAAGCCTTAGCTTAACAGAATAATTATTTTATGATCAATTAAACGGACATGATATAACAGCTAATAAAAGTTAAAAGTTCAAGAAATTACTTTTAACTTTTAATTTATTTTTTACTGGGTTACTAAATTAATAAAAAGAAGTGGCAAAGCCACTTCCTAATTCCCAGGTAGAACCTAAGTTATGAGTATAACGACTACAAAAATTTGAAATAGTATAAACAAACACCAATTAGCTGAATATCTGTATTTTCCTTGTTTTCTGGGTGAGAAAATCGTAATTTAGATGCGCTAAATAACTGTATATTTACATAAGTCTTATGATTACAATGCAGACTCAAGTGTAAGTTTTTCTGGTAGATAGGCAGCGCGATCGCTATCAAGCAGTATATTTACTATAGCCCTTGCATCTTTGAGCGTGACAGGTAAATCTGCATCTACGCTAATGAGTAAGGTATTACCGTTGGTAAAGCTTTGGTTCGTCATACGGTGGGTGAAGAATGCAATCGCATTTTCCTCAAACTTACCCGATGCAACTGCGATCGCAATTCCTCCATAACTGCTTAGATGCAATTATACGCATCTTGACTCAATTCTTAATTGGAACATCCCGATATTTTATTAACTGACCACAGTAATTTACTAGCTCTAAACTTAGCATAAAAAGTTGCCTCCATATTTTTCCTACGCCCTAGCAAGCAAACTGATGTTTAGCATACCACTACTCACCTGGGTTCAGCACAACGATAATTTCTGTAAGTGTGATTCCCAGAGGTTTCCAATGGCGATCGCTGGAGGAAAAAGTACCATCCCCTAACACTGCTTGGTAGTCATTGGGGAACTTTTCATAAGCATTGGGAGCAGCGTTTACTCGTAAAATGAGTTTGCCTTGATAACGGGATAATTTACTACTATCCAACAAAATTGTACCGCCGTAGTCCCATTCCAATCCATAGAGTTTAAAGTCACCTAACTTCTTGCGTAACTCGCTCAATGGGGTTCCAACACCGATACCTTCGCGGGTTTTCCAAGCTGAACCCAGGTTACGCACATCTAGAGGTTTAGTACGAGTATTATCACTCCAAACTACTAAGAGCGTAGATGCGGAGCAGCTTGTCGTTAGACATCGCCCCTGATTTAGATTTACCTGAGTAGCAGCGAAACTCCCTATTCCTTCAGCACCGGAAATGGTTTTATCAACGAGATGGGATGCACCAAACAGCTTCACTAAATCTTGCTTGGTGGTTGTGCGTGTTATTGGCCCCACTCGTTCGCCAGGAACAATCAAGGTGTTTGTTAATGGTTGCGATTTAGCAACAGTAATTGGATGATTGATTTTCTGGGGTAGTGCAAAGACTGGGTTTGCTGAATAGTTTAGTAGTAAAGCTAAAGTAGCTGTAGCAATGCCTTTGATTGATGAATTCATAGGTTCTATTCTTGGGTAGTAAAATATGAGTCAAACGTACTCATAGTTTAAGTACTACAATTTACCAATTACAGATTCCCGATTTTCCAAAAATTTTATTTCATCGCTCTAGTTGCATTTAAAATTGCCAGCAATGCTACTCCAACATCAGCAAAGACAGCTTCCCACATTGTCGCTATACCTAAAATACCCAATCCAATAAACACAGCTTTAATTGCTAACGCAAACCCAATATTTTGCCAAACAATTTGCCTTGTTTTTCTGGCGATTTGTATTGCTTCTGCCACTTTTGACGGCGCATCTGTCATGATGACAATATCAGCAGTTTCAATAGCTGCATCTGAACCTAAGCCACCCATTGCCATCCCAACATCGGCTCTAGCAATCACTGGTGCATCATTAATACCATCCCCAACAAAGGCAACTTTACTATGCTTGCCGGCGGTGCTGAGTAATTTCTCAATGGCATTAACTTTTTCTTCTGGTAATAAGTCTGCTTCGTAAGCATCTATGCCTAGCTGTTTGGCAATTTGGGAAGCGATCGCTTGATTATCTCCAGTCAACATTACTGTTCTTTCTACACTCATTCGCTTGAGTGCTTGAATAGCGTGTCTTGCATCTTCTTTCAGTTCATCAGCAATGACAATATACCCAGCGTAAATATTATCCACTGCTAAATGAACAACTGTTCCCTCTAACTGGCAATTATCATGAGCAATATTCTCTGTGTGTAGTAGGCGATCGCTTCCCGCTATCACTACCCTATTTTCAACCTTGGCTCTGATTCCATAGCCTGCAATCTCTTCATAATCTCTTACCTCAAATTCATCAATCTTTCCCCCATAAGCCTTAAGGATAGATTGAGCAATGGGATGATTTGAGTGCGATTCTACTTTTGCAGCTAATTGCAGCAATTCTGTTTCATTGTAGCCATTTACTGCTACTATTTTTACTACTTTAAATACGCCTTTAGTTAACGTTCCAGTTTTATCAAACACAACTGTATTGACTGCATTTAGAGTGTCTAGAAAAGTAGAGCCTTTAACCAAAATACCACGTCTAGCTGCACCTCCCACTCCTCCAAAGTAACCTAACGGAATACTGATAACGAGTCCACAGGGACAGGAAATAACTAGCAAAATTAAGGCACGATAAATCCATTCTGAAGAACTTGCGCCAGAAATGAATAAAGGAGGTAATAAAGCAACTGCTAGAGATATAAAAACTACTATTGGTGTATAATATAGGGCAAATTTAGTAATGAATTTTTCTGTCTCTGCTTTTTTGCTTTTGGCATTTTGCACCAAATCTAAAATCTTGGCAATCGCAGAGTCATCAAATAGTTTTGTTACTCTAATGCTAAGAACACCCATTTTATTGATCGTTCCAGCCAAAACTATTTCACCCGGCCTCACTATTCGCGGTACAGATTCTCCAGTTAATGCAGATGTATCAACTTGCGAATTTCCATCTATAATCTCACCATCTAAGGGAATCTTTTCCCCTGGTTTGACGACGATAATATCTCCAATGTTTACTGTTTCTGGGCGGACTTTTTTTAGTTCCCCCTCTATTTGGATATTTGCATAATCTGGGCGGACTTCCAATAAGGCTTTGATAGAATTACGGGAACGACTAACAGCAATATCTTGGAATAATTCGCCAATTTTATAAAATAGCATGACTCCGACAGCTTCGGGCAATTTATGAATTGCGAGCGCCCCTAGTGTCGCTACTGTCATCAAAAAAGTTTCGTCAAATAATCTACCTCTAAGTATATTGCGCCCAGCAGTTTTTAAAACACTCCATCCACTCAATAAATAGGCAGGGATGAAAAGCAGATATTCACCTATTGAGTAGAATGTATTATGTAATTGATTTTCAAAAATTACACCAGGCACATATAAACTTAAAATTGCTACCAAAGGCAATAGCTCATTTTTTAGATTGAATTCTCCACCGCGATCGTGATTGTGGTCATGGTTATGGTTCTCATCATGAGTGTGATTACGAGCGTGGTTATGATTCTCATGACGATCGTGTTCACAGTTACAACAACCTGAAGATTCTGAATGTACTTTCTGCTTCATTTTTTATTGAGGCTAGTAAATTACTTAATATCTGAGCCTTTTTCCAAATGTAATAAAAAAAGGAGGTTTTTACAAGTTGAAAATTTAAGAATGAGAATCTATATCAGATTTTTTGTTAAATACTTATGCTATCTTTTGGTTCAAATTAAGATTTATAATCTTGTAAGTGTATCTATAGCAGTTATCAACTTTGTAAAATAATCTAAGATATAATTTTTGTTCGTAGTGAGCGATTGATTGCTCTGCATAAGATTTTAAAGGTCTTGATCCGCAAACTTTAAGCCTGTTTGACTGCTTAATTCTGCTATGAAAACTACTTTGCGATCAAACTGGGTAGATATGGAACTTTCTTGAATAACAAGTGTCAAGCTAGCTATTCTTAGGGGAAACCCACTTGAAGTTTGAAAGTGAATCGAATACCCTAAGCTAGTAGACTATTTTCTCAAGGAAATCTATGAACAAAAAAATTCTTCTGAATTTGCTTTCCACTTCCTCAATCTTTGTATCGATGATGTCTACGCTAGTGGCATTTCATCCTGCCCATGCTAGTGGTAGTATTACACAGCGATTGATGCACACACAAGATGGTCGTACCTGTATCACTAACCCACATGGTGGAACAGATTTTGTGTGCATTCGAGATTCAGAGAGAAAGGTACCGTATACTTCATCTGCACGTTCCTCAACCATTGTCACATCAGTATCAGATCAGAATGTTGCCATGTTGAATTTCACTGACGAAGAAAGTGATGCGGCAATCAAGGTATTTGGCTGCGACTGTCCATTATGTGTAAATTCTTTGCGTCAGTTGCGGGGTACTGGAAACTTGGTCTACTAACATTACAATAGCGCTGATAGCGACTATAAGTTTTGTTAGATACAAGTGATTAATCACGTATAGAAGATATACAAAACCAAAAAGGCATTTTTAACTACGTACCACTACTATTATTTGGGTAACATTTAAATTCCTTATTGGGGCAATTCATGAATTGCCCCAACAGCAGTTATTTTTGCCTAAGTCCTGAGAGAAAAATACGCAGATAAATTATCAAATACTCTGTGTGCGTCAGAGCATTCTGTTTATTCAACCACCTCATTCACAGGGAATCTATCAATCAACTGCATCGCCCGATAAGCATTACGCTGGAAAGAGTCTGGCAGATGGGGAACGTGGGGTATTTGTGATAATAAATCCAACGTCCGGCGGAGAATTCTCACCACATCGCCTTCGTCCAAGGTGGTGTTTTCGCAGAGTTCTGTCCACTCCATTCCGAGCGCCCATTGTTCTACTATGGCAATTAACTCAAACTCTAACCATATAGGCAGCGCTACGTTATACCGCCGTTGTAGTTGGAACATTTGGCGACGAATTCCCCGCAATTTTGCTAAAGCTTCTGCCACTTCATTACTAAGCTCAAAGTTAACTTTGCTATCTGGACGGGGTGTTTCCATCACTAAACCGGCGGCGGCGGCGGCTAAATGGTGGGGATCTAAGTTGTCCAATTCACCACTAGCGAATACTAAACCCAACCACAATTCATTCTCACCCCGAATGGCGGCAGCAATTCGCCCTAATTGTGTGGGTACTAAGTTATCTAAAGCGCCAAAGTGTTGCAGAATTAAGATTAAATTGAGAAATTCTTCCCAATGACGTTGTGACTGTTGCTCTACTTGCCCTTGCAACTGTTCGAGTTCGGCTTCTAGTTCGACGTATTTGGCGCGACGCTTGAAAAGCGTGGCAGCATTGCCTGATTGATGTAAGGGATGAGCTTCTAGTTGTTCTTGGACGGCAGCAGTGCGACTGAGTTGTTCTGCTACCTCTGGTGCCAGATGCAAAGATTCTATCGGATTGGGAATACGCGTAGCGATCGCAAAGGTTTCTTCGTTACCACGGCGTGACTGTCCTGGCTTCAAAGGCATCTCTGGGGGTGGTAGTACATCAGGTGATACCTCAATTCGCGGCAATTCTGCATACAAATCGACCACATCCCCTGTGGTTGCCACATACCAGCGATTATCATGCCCCAAGCATACCAAGTAGGGAGCTTGACCAGAACCAGGCGATTTTCCCACTAACACTGCGGTTACGGGTGAAGACACTGTGATGTTTTTGCCTTTGAGACTCAACAGAGTTCCTGACACTGCAAAGTCCAACATCATCCCCAATTCTTCTTGTCTATCTTCCTGTGCTTGCTCTTGCAGGGTTTTCAATATCTGGCGTTCTACTTTCAGACGTTGCCGCAATTTTTCATAAATAGCCAGTTCATTTTCATCAACTGCGGCGATTTGCTCATGTAGTTGAGCTAATTGTTTTTCCAGTTCGGCAATCTCATCGTATTCTGGTCTTAAATGCAAGGTGGCCATGTACTGCCCAAAACTGCGCTCTATCAGTTCCCTAGTTTGCTCTAGGGTATGGGTTTGCAGCAAGTTGAGTACCATGCCATAACTGGGCGTAAACTGGCTTACAAGGGGATCTGGCTTAGATGTCCCCAAATACGCCGCTTCTTTGGCTCCTTCAAAAGGAGTTTGGACTGTCACCACATGACCTTGTTTATCCATCCCCCGACGGCCTGCCCGTCCCGCCATTTGCAAGAATTCGGAAGCATTTAACAGGCGGTGTCCGGTGTCAGTCCGCTTGGAAAGGGTAGAAATTACCGTTGTCCGAGCGGGCATATTAATTCCCGCGGCCAGTGTTTCCGTGGCGAATACTACTTTAATCAGCCCTTGCTGAAATAGTTCTTCTACCAGTGCTTTCCAAGCAGGCAAAATTCCGGCGTGGTGGGCAGCAATTCCTCGGTATAGGGGTGCAATTTGTCCAGAACG
The Nostoc punctiforme PCC 73102 genome window above contains:
- a CDS encoding aromatic ring-hydroxylating oxygenase subunit alpha, with amino-acid sequence MNLNSQTSSSIRKPKTFNNPERFIEGWYWVIPSRNLRVGEVKPVTILGRELVIYRGKDRRVTTFDAYCPHMGAHLAEGKVEGNALRCFFHHWKFDAEGMCIDIPCLDTPPSLKLQTWPTAEKYGMIWVWTGEIPQQPLPFIPELEQKECDVAIHSPFLMNCHPNVVMINAIDTQHVNTVHKLPIEIIFERQELNENAIIFSNTTNIKENSSFIKLIRLFYKNAITISICYWYGSIGIVTLGPDFFHIHTMFAVRLHEGGKAEGQILLITKKRKGFFGWLSNRVVLWLTKIAGKFFLMDDIKIVQTIKFDLKTPIKADQSIMQFINHVERQQSLMWGTWQEARSRDVESKPKRERWQDTASND
- a CDS encoding heavy metal translocating P-type ATPase, whose product is MKQKVHSESSGCCNCEHDRHENHNHARNHTHDENHNHDHNHDRGGEFNLKNELLPLVAILSLYVPGVIFENQLHNTFYSIGEYLLFIPAYLLSGWSVLKTAGRNILRGRLFDETFLMTVATLGALAIHKLPEAVGVMLFYKIGELFQDIAVSRSRNSIKALLEVRPDYANIQIEGELKKVRPETVNIGDIIVVKPGEKIPLDGEIIDGNSQVDTSALTGESVPRIVRPGEIVLAGTINKMGVLSIRVTKLFDDSAIAKILDLVQNAKSKKAETEKFITKFALYYTPIVVFISLAVALLPPLFISGASSSEWIYRALILLVISCPCGLVISIPLGYFGGVGGAARRGILVKGSTFLDTLNAVNTVVFDKTGTLTKGVFKVVKIVAVNGYNETELLQLAAKVESHSNHPIAQSILKAYGGKIDEFEVRDYEEIAGYGIRAKVENRVVIAGSDRLLHTENIAHDNCQLEGTVVHLAVDNIYAGYIVIADELKEDARHAIQALKRMSVERTVMLTGDNQAIASQIAKQLGIDAYEADLLPEEKVNAIEKLLSTAGKHSKVAFVGDGINDAPVIARADVGMAMGGLGSDAAIETADIVIMTDAPSKVAEAIQIARKTRQIVWQNIGFALAIKAVFIGLGILGIATMWEAVFADVGVALLAILNATRAMK
- a CDS encoding DEAD/DEAH box helicase, with product MNYPAPSPELDLGAIFPFDLDQFQKDAIASLNAGRSVVVCAPTGSGKTLVGEYAIYRALSRGKRVFYTTPLKALSNQKLRDFREKFGFDQVGLLTGDASIHRDAPILVMTTEIFRNMLYGTPIGQVGISLVDVEAVILDECHYMNDRQRGTVWEESIIYCPREVQLAALSATVANSDQLTDWLNRVHGPTDLIYSDFRPVPLEFHFCNPKGLFPLLNDSKTKINPRLLQKKKRGGERDRGRSGRPEAPGIIYTLSQLEQRDMLPAIYFIFSRRGCDKAVAEVGDLWLVNNEESQILRQQIDDFLARNPEAGRSGQIAPLYRGIAAHHAGILPAWKALVEELFQQGLIKVVFATETLAAGINMPARTTVISTLSKRTDTGHRLLNASEFLQMAGRAGRRGMDKQGHVVTVQTPFEGAKEAAYLGTSKPDPLVSQFTPSYGMVLNLLQTHTLEQTRELIERSFGQYMATLHLRPEYDEIAELEKQLAQLHEQIAAVDENELAIYEKLRQRLKVERQILKTLQEQAQEDRQEELGMMLDFAVSGTLLSLKGKNITVSSPVTAVLVGKSPGSGQAPYLVCLGHDNRWYVATTGDVVDLYAELPRIEVSPDVLPPPEMPLKPGQSRRGNEETFAIATRIPNPIESLHLAPEVAEQLSRTAAVQEQLEAHPLHQSGNAATLFKRRAKYVELEAELEQLQGQVEQQSQRHWEEFLNLILILQHFGALDNLVPTQLGRIAAAIRGENELWLGLVFASGELDNLDPHHLAAAAAGLVMETPRPDSKVNFELSNEVAEALAKLRGIRRQMFQLQRRYNVALPIWLEFELIAIVEQWALGMEWTELCENTTLDEGDVVRILRRTLDLLSQIPHVPHLPDSFQRNAYRAMQLIDRFPVNEVVE